The following are encoded in a window of Salvelinus namaycush isolate Seneca unplaced genomic scaffold, SaNama_1.0 Scaffold625, whole genome shotgun sequence genomic DNA:
- the LOC120042158 gene encoding immunoglobulin superfamily containing leucine-rich repeat protein 2-like → MASWRLVCVLAVWTSVLGLAQCCPETCSCLDKYTHQFTDCAYKDLLLVPIGLPSNVTTLSLSANKIKLLKAKSFINVTQVTSLWLAHNEMVTIERDTLAPLNQLRNLDLSYNKIISFPWEDLANLTALQLLKMNNNEMINLPKDAFSTLKDLRSLRINNNRFTTIVQGTFTSLSSMSHLQIYNNPFTCSCSLEWLRDWITESKISVPEQDSIVCEAPEHLQGALVTKMPKLDCKAPTVSITYQPNLDNTELYEGFMVILNCETKGNPKPEVSWEVVNAGNQKFTFSLPSVVSVKNDSPINDKSTNGRFLVFQNGTMIIPRMSKKEDGNYSCSAVNDLGKADSTAKVVVAGTKKQATNSMLDTTVDKILRPSGGNKPGPKMTNNIINWPKSDSEKTKNVPIGSSVKHADGSVQAGEGSEELPFTSKCGVSDGTQYISNHAFNLSLDQLKQYTFDFGVIALEVSETEAKVQLNPLQLPNSKNKLQLSHNENLETVNKEPFSLYQASTKTAPLDMLYLCFNTGNGHSVVQWSRIEEGINAYKFQGLHPGTNYTLCLTYGGQDCQVQVVFTTRKKIPSLLIIVVVSTFLLVLATIPLLGATCCHLLNKYQGKTYKLIMKAAQKNTDQMDKHMVGGDFDPRASFVESEKNSNPSEIEEGEGEDGQDREEVEGSVVTESIPGSTFKFEVGSEYSNILPLGAEAVNISEDGNGNYKEPSR, encoded by the exons ATGGCGTCGTGGCGGCTGGTCTGTGTCCTGGCAGTGTGGACCTCTGTGTTGGGTctggcccagtgttgtccagaGACCTGTAGCTGTCTGGATAAATACACCCACCAGTTCACTGACTGTGCCTACAAAGACCTGCTGTTAGTTCCCATAGGCCTCCCCTCCAACGTcaccacgctctctctctctgccaacaAGATCAAACTCCTGAAGGCCAAGAGCTTTATTAACGTCACCCAG GTGACCTCCCTATGGCTGGCCCACAATGAGATGGTGACCATCGAGAGGGACACTCTGGCCCCGCTGAATCAGCTGCGAAACCTGGATCTCAGCTACAACAAGATCATCAGCTTCCCCTGGGAGGACCTGGCCAACCTCACCGCCCTTCAGCTGCTCAAGATGAACAACAACGAGATGATCAACCTCCCTAAAGATGCCTTCTCCACTCTCAAAGACCTGAGGTCCCTGAGGATCAACAACAACAGGTTCACTACCATCGTCCAGGGGACCTTCACCTCTCTGAGCTCCATGTCTCACCTTCAGATCTACAACAACCCCTTCACCTGCTCCTGCAGTCTGGAGTGGCTGAGAGACTGGATCACGGAGTCTAAGATCTCTGTCCCAGAGCAGGACTCTATCGTCTGCGAGGCCCCAGAGCATCTGCAAGGGGCCCTGGTGACCAAGATGCCCAAACTGGACTGCAAGGCCCCGACGGTGTCCATCACCTAccagccaaacctggacaacactGAGCTATACGAAGGGTTTATGGTGATTCTCAACTGTGAGACCAAGGGCAACCCCAAACCAGAGGTCAGCTGGGAGGTGGTGAACGCAGGGAACCAGAAGTTCACATTCAGTTTGCCCTCTGTGGTCAGCGTGAAGAATGACTCGCCCATCAACGATAAAAGCACCAACGGCCGGTTCCTGGTCTTCCAGAACGGCACCATGATCATCCCCCGTATGAGCAAGAAGGAGGATGGGAACTACAGCTGCTCAGCTGTCAACGACCTCGGTAAAGCAGACAGCACAGCGAAGGTAGTAGTGGCGGGCACCAAGAAACAAGCCACTAACTCCATGCTGGACACCACAGTAGATAAGATCCTCCGTCCGTCTGGTGGAAACAAGCCGGGGCCTAAGATGACCAACAACATCATCAACTGGCCCAAATCCGACTCTGAGAAGACCAAGAACGTTCCAATTGGGTCGTCTGTTAAACACGCCGATGGCTCAGTGCAGGCTGGCGAGGGCTCAGAGGAGCTGCCGTTTACCAGTAAGTGTGGCGTCAGCGATGGCACTCAGTACATCTCCAACCACGCATTCAACCTCAGTCTGGACCAGCTGAAGCAGTACACCTTTGATTTCGGCGTCATCGCGTTGGAAGTGTCCGAGACCGAGGCCAAAGTGCAGCTCAATCCTCTGCAGCTCCCCAATAGTAAGAACAAGCTTCAACTCAGCCACAATGAGAACCTCGAGACCGTCAACAAAGAACCGTTCAGCCTCTATCAAGCCTCAACCAAAACAGCCCCTCTGGACATGCTCTATCTGTGTTTTAACACTGGTAACGGCCACTCTGTGGTGCAGTGGTCCCGGATAGAAGAGGGGATCAATGCCTATAAGTTCCAGGGCCTACACCCAGGCACCAACTACACCCTGTGTCTGACCTACGGAGGGCAGGACTGTCAGGTCCAGGTAGTCTTCACAACCAGGAAGAAGATTCCTTCTCTGTTAATCATAGTGGTGGTTAGTACCTTCCTGTTGGTGCTGGCTACAATCCCTCTGCTGGGAGCCACCTGCTGTCATCTCTTAAACAAGTACCAAGGAAAGACTTACAAACTGATCATGAAGGCAGCGCAGAAGAACACAGATCAAATGGATAAACATATGGTTGGAGGTGATTTCGACCCCCGGGCGTCCTTTGTGGAGTCGGAGAAGAATTCTAACCCAAGTGAGATagaagaaggagagggggaggacggacaggacagggaggaggtggaggggagtgTGGTTACAGAGTCTATCCCGGGTTCTACATTCAAATTTGAGGTGGGTTCGGAGTACAGCAATATATTACCATTGGGCGCTGAGGCGGTGAATATCTCTGAGGATGGAAACGGTAACTACAAAGAGCCGAGTCGCTGA